Genomic segment of Mucilaginibacter sabulilitoris:
GCAGGAAGTCCCTGGTTAAAAGTAATATTGAAGCAAATGCACTTGAAGTGAAAGGAGCTTCCTGATTTGTAAAACCTGAACATGATCATTCTCTGATCATGAGAAGTAATTTGAACCCTGTCATTTTATTCAGTGTTTTTCTATTATTTTTAATATCTGCCCCTATAAACTAAAATCACTTATTGCTTTCGCCTATATTTACCGAAACATTTGCGAACGTTTCTTATTTATTTTTATATTACCGTATCATTGTAAAAATCGCCTCCACTTGCCCTCGTTGAATTATCATTCACTTGATGATAATCGATATTTAAACAAAATCTTTCAGGGAATAGATGATGGGTGTTAACGTATCTGTGTAAGGTTCTCATTGGTATGAGATCTTAATGGGGTAGCTGTCAATTACAATTCTTTTGATGAGTTGGTGTTGTTCTAAATCTTTAAGTTCCTTCGCCAAAGAAAGGCCCAAAGTACAGTAATAGTTCCATGTTAATAGTGGTCAACATAATTTCGGACAACCCTACCGGTGGTCATAACTCATTTCGCGCTTTACCTGCCATTTGCCGTTCTTGTTTTCCCAAACTTCGGTAAACTTTGCAGTGGCTTCCAATTCTTCCTTGCCATTAACCGTCCCATAAAACTTGTGTACGCCAATGGCTAATGCGCCAAAACTACCTAAACGGTAAACTTCCAGGCTGCCCTTGACCAACTCCCGCCTTGATGAATGAACTGGATCGGTAAAATTCCTTTTAAACGCGGCCAGGTTGTGCGTATAATCAGTTAAGCCGCTCCGGTCGTCATAAAATTCCAGGTCGGGAGAGAAGAAGCCCATTAATCCTTCGAGATTACGTTTATTGTAGGCGGAGAACATAGCGCTATCTAATTCGGCTACTATTTGATATAGTGGATCAGGTTTTGGAACCATATTGCTTTGCTGCTGCGCAGCCGCTGGCAATGCGAATGCAACATTCAGTGCGACCGAACCAGCACAGATAAATAAAGATTTCATATTCGTTTTTTTTAATTGAGATCATCGCAGGAAACCAAAGGTTACATCGATTAGGTTTGTGGCCTGTATTTTTTTCTCATTTTTCTGTACATCACGATTCCTGCCAAAAGAATGACTAATCCTGTCACCATTCTTACTACGTAATATTCATCCCGTTGTCTGTAAGGTGCTTTGGTAAGCGAATTAGGTTGCATATACAAATAGCCATTTTTATTGTCGAGCACCAGGTTGAACCTTTTCAGCAGATCGCTACCCAGGATCATATTTAGCCCTTCTCCACCCATGTTCCGTGTTTTATATTCAAATTCTGAAAGCCGGTAATTGCCAATACTCAGCTTTGGCTTCATCGCCCCATCCAAACCAATCATAGCTGCTAGTTCGTTCACGATCCGGTAAGGAATAGGCACGTCAGTGCTATTTAGAATGGATGTGCGGGCGCCAGTATCAAACATCACCCAACCTGTTTGGGTTTTGCCGCGGATGGTAAGATTTACCGTAATGTACGGTATCACACCGCCATCAAGAATAACGTCGTGACGGGAATAAGCGGTTATTTGAGGCGGTAGGGTGTCATGAACGACTAATATTTTCTTGTCATAGTTGACCTCCAGTATTTTGTCTTTGAACAAGGAGTTGCCGATGAGAAGGTCTTCATGATCCTTCATGTTATTGGCTACAGCAATGCTTACGCTGTCCCAGACCAGGTTTCCAATTTGCAGGAAATTCTTACTGGCGAAGGGCACTTGGTTCACCCCATCCGAATTGGTAAGGGTAACTTGCCCATTAAAGTTCATCTTTACTTTCTTAACAGAAGTTTTATTGATGAGGATTCCTCCTGCACCCAAGTCAAGCTGTATATTGGTGACCTCAGCGTCATTTAGTTTTGCATTAACGTATACTTTATGATTGTCCCCCAAAGTAAAGGGGATGGTGTCTGGTCCGGCGCCTGTAGTTTTTCGCATGGAAGCATTAAAATTGTTGTACCTGGCTGAAATTCGTGTAAAACAACTGTCCTTTCCGTTCAGCAAAATAATGAAATCATACTCTTTTCCATAGGTGACATCGAATGCAATAGAATCCAGGTCTGTAATGAAGCTAATAGTATGTGCTTTTTCAGGAATCTCTGCATAATAGTAGTCCGGTTTTCTTTCGGGCATGATAGCCCAATAGCCTTTTTTGAAGTGCTTTCCGTCCCTGATACTGGCGGTTTTAGATGAAGCCCGTACAACGGGCGGGTCGCTTTGAGCAAAGGCAAATTGTCCTGATGTTAAAAGGAGAGCAATTGCAAATCCACATGTTATAGTAAGCATCCGGTTGATTACTCTTGACGGGCTCATTTATTGGCTTTTAATGATTAGACAGGAAGACTGTCATCAGGTTACAATTTCATTTGATAGGATTTTTCGATACACGACAGTGTCTCTTCTCTTGGTACTATTCTGGATCTTTGGCCAGTTCCACCAGTATGTTGACCAGCTCCTTTTCCAGGTCATTTCGGTTAGCCAGGCTATTGGTGAGGATCACCAGGCCTGCATTAAGCTGCGGGAAACAATCCAATGAACTGCGGGAACCGCCCGTACCACCGCCATGTTCTAATATGCGATAGCCTTTCGAGCTACTGTGGATAAACCAATTCAGGGCCATGCCCTCCAGATCGGTACCGAAAGTTCGTTGATGGGAAAGCCTAATAGCCGGATTAGTCTCGGCATTGTTAGCCTTGATGTAATTGACCAGATCGGCAGTTGTAGATCTTAAAGCCCCCATCGCGGGTACTTCCCCCAAATCCCAAAGAGGCACCGATTGCCTTTGTGCGTTATGCGGCCACCCGACCCGGCTGGCCGGAAGTGATGCGATTTCGATACGGGTATCTCTCATGTGGTAAGGTTTCAGGATGTTTTTTGACACCAGCGAAAAGTAGTCCTGCCCATATGCGTCTTCCAGTATTGCCCCCAATAAAGCAACCGCCATATTAGAATAGGAGTGAATTTTGCCGGGAAGTGTATCCATTTTCATTTGACGCAGGCCTTCATACAAAAGCTGCCGGGAGTAATTGGATAAGGGATTGAGTGAATCATAGGTGGGGCGTTCCCACATATTTGGAAATATTCGCGTGATTCTTGAGGTATGGTTAGCCAAGTCTTTAATATGTATAGGCGTGCCTTTATAGCTTAAATTGGGAAAAGAACCTTTTAGATATTTCCTGATGTCATCTTCCAGGTTGATCTTCTTGTCCAGTATGGCCCGGGCCAGGATGATCCCCGTAAAAGATTTTGTCATGGAACCGATCTCATAGATGGTTTTATTATCGGGTCGCTGCCCGTTACCCGCCTTTGTCTCCCCGTAATTGTAAAAATATGGTTTGCCGTCCTGCACCAAGGCTATGGAAAGCCCCACAGCTTTTTTATCCTGAAAATACCGCTGAACGCTGTTATCGACTAGCGAATCCAGCCGCGAACGAAGCAGGTTATCTGATGATACCGCCCGGATCTGCCCGGTACAGGCCAGACTGTTCAGGCAAAAGGCCGGAACCAGGAGTATAAAACTAAAAGGTTTATTTATACGCAGTGTTGGTATTGTCATAACCACATAACTTTTATTGATAAAGATTCCCTCATCGATCTGTTTAACTGCGAACGCCTCATTGATCATGCAGAACTGGAGAAAAGAATCAATATCATTCTAATACTGCAAGAGTATTAAGTAGCAGCAAAGCTTACGGAAAAAAACATGTGAACTGCACCCTGGGCTTTCCTGCTGCACTATTAAAGCAGAACGTGATTGCCTATCTTTAGAAATGCAAAAATGATGCAGCTAACTATTAAGTGATCCGAGTACAAAATAGCACGTGGTATGAAATAGACGAATAAAAGGGAAACTATTAACAACGCTAACGAGTACCAGTTTAAATTTTTTAAAAATGAAGGTTTAGGCTTTTTATTGTTCATGCACTAAATATATGTTTTGAGGTTTGGTTTTTCAGCCCTCGCTACCAGAAGTTTATAATTTCGGAAAAATATGCTTGTAGTCTCTGACTACCGAATATAAATTACAAAAGCCGCTCTAGTTTCCTAAAGCGGCTTTGTAGCCCGACGAGAATATCGTAGAGATTGTATTATCTAATATTTCAGTTACTTATATCGAAATAATAACAGCTGCGCACCGAATTACGCACCGCAAGTTTAATGGACTTTTAAGGTTTTTAATGGAAGAGATCGAAGGTGGATGGGTCATGGGCATTGTTCATAACTGGCTCATTTTCAACATGTTACAATGTTAATTCTCAAGTACTTTACGAATCACGCAATGGAAAAATGATTCTAAATCGTTAAAACAAATATAAGATAAATTAGAATTACAGTGTAGTTAATATATGGTTATTCAATTTTCTTCTTTAAAATAAACTTTATAAAAATTCATCACTTTTCCATCATCAAAACCTTTTTCAATAAGTTCTTTATCACCATAACAAGCTGATAATTGCCTGCCTGATTGTTTCATTTTTTACCTGCCTGATTTAAATAAATGTTAAATATTTTGACAAAAACGAAAATACATGAATAATCATAATTATATTGCACACTTATTAATAACAATATAATGCAACAAGGAACAGTAAAATTTTTTAATGAAGTCAAAGGTTTCGGATTTATCACACCAAATACTGGTGGCAACGAGATATTCGTTCATTCCACAGGCCTGATCGACAATGTTCGTGAGAACAGCGTGGTTAGTTATGATATTGAAGAAGGCAGTAAGGGCCCGAATGCAGTAAATGTAAAAATAGCTTAATACACTATATCATCATTGTAAAAGCATCCTCCTACTCTGAGGATGCTTTTTTTTTACACTTAATGCATAACATAGCCCGGGAAAGCGTTTTTGTATAAATCAATACGGTTTTTTTTGCGATCAATAAAGTGACAAGTCACCTTGGAAGTAGCCCCTCGGACCTACCGCCGTGCAGTCGACAAGGACGACGCGAAATTTGCCGTAGCGGCAGCTAATGGCGGCATAGCAGAAGTTGAGCTCGGCACGCTCGCCCAGCAGAAAGCTGTCAACCAAAAAGTTAAAGATTTCGGAGGTATGATGGTCAGCGACCATAGTAAAGCCAACGAGGAAATGAAGGCACTTGCAAAATCCAAAGGGATCACCTTACCAACAAAGATTGATAGTGACGAACAAAAGGTGAAAGATAATCTTTCTTCAAAATCAGGCGCGGACTTCGATAAAGCCTATGTTGATAATATGATCGAAGATCACAAAAACGACATCAAAGAATTTGAGGATGCCACTAAAAACCTGAAGGACCCGGATTTGAAAGCATTTGCGGTGAAGACACTACCAACCTTAAAAATGCACCTCGAGGCGATCCAAAAGATCCATGATACCATGAAATAAAGCACACACTTATGAAGCGGGCCGCCTTTGCCAGGGCGGCCTTTTTTATTTTCCTGCGGTAGTTCGAAGGTCTGCAGCGTTGCTGACAAGCTTTTGATATGCTAATAGGAGACCAATTGTTCCAGTATCGCACTGATGGAAAAATGCGCGCCGCACACGAACTCATCTGCCGCCCCATAGTACATCGTCAAGCGGTCACCATCAGCCAGGTGCCCGTTGGTAAAAACTACATGCCCAAAAAAGCCGCTTAATTCATATGGTTCCGTAGGCACCATAATGGGTTCAACGGTACGTGAAATGATCTTCGAAGGATTATCCAAAT
This window contains:
- a CDS encoding winged helix-turn-helix transcriptional regulator, whose protein sequence is MGLSLAKELKDLEQHQLIKRIVIDSYPIKISYQ
- a CDS encoding nuclear transport factor 2 family protein, which encodes MKSLFICAGSVALNVAFALPAAAQQQSNMVPKPDPLYQIVAELDSAMFSAYNKRNLEGLMGFFSPDLEFYDDRSGLTDYTHNLAAFKRNFTDPVHSSRRELVKGSLEVYRLGSFGALAIGVHKFYGTVNGKEELEATAKFTEVWENKNGKWQVKREMSYDHR
- a CDS encoding aspartyl protease family protein, whose protein sequence is MSPSRVINRMLTITCGFAIALLLTSGQFAFAQSDPPVVRASSKTASIRDGKHFKKGYWAIMPERKPDYYYAEIPEKAHTISFITDLDSIAFDVTYGKEYDFIILLNGKDSCFTRISARYNNFNASMRKTTGAGPDTIPFTLGDNHKVYVNAKLNDAEVTNIQLDLGAGGILINKTSVKKVKMNFNGQVTLTNSDGVNQVPFASKNFLQIGNLVWDSVSIAVANNMKDHEDLLIGNSLFKDKILEVNYDKKILVVHDTLPPQITAYSRHDVILDGGVIPYITVNLTIRGKTQTGWVMFDTGARTSILNSTDVPIPYRIVNELAAMIGLDGAMKPKLSIGNYRLSEFEYKTRNMGGEGLNMILGSDLLKRFNLVLDNKNGYLYMQPNSLTKAPYRQRDEYYVVRMVTGLVILLAGIVMYRKMRKKYRPQT
- a CDS encoding serine hydrolase domain-containing protein codes for the protein MTIPTLRINKPFSFILLVPAFCLNSLACTGQIRAVSSDNLLRSRLDSLVDNSVQRYFQDKKAVGLSIALVQDGKPYFYNYGETKAGNGQRPDNKTIYEIGSMTKSFTGIILARAILDKKINLEDDIRKYLKGSFPNLSYKGTPIHIKDLANHTSRITRIFPNMWERPTYDSLNPLSNYSRQLLYEGLRQMKMDTLPGKIHSYSNMAVALLGAILEDAYGQDYFSLVSKNILKPYHMRDTRIEIASLPASRVGWPHNAQRQSVPLWDLGEVPAMGALRSTTADLVNYIKANNAETNPAIRLSHQRTFGTDLEGMALNWFIHSSSKGYRILEHGGGTGGSRSSLDCFPQLNAGLVILTNSLANRNDLEKELVNILVELAKDPE
- a CDS encoding cold-shock protein, giving the protein MQQGTVKFFNEVKGFGFITPNTGGNEIFVHSTGLIDNVRENSVVSYDIEEGSKGPNAVNVKIA
- a CDS encoding DUF4142 domain-containing protein, whose amino-acid sequence is MEVAPRTYRRAVDKDDAKFAVAAANGGIAEVELGTLAQQKAVNQKVKDFGGMMVSDHSKANEEMKALAKSKGITLPTKIDSDEQKVKDNLSSKSGADFDKAYVDNMIEDHKNDIKEFEDATKNLKDPDLKAFAVKTLPTLKMHLEAIQKIHDTMK